The Bordetella sp. FB-8 genome includes a window with the following:
- a CDS encoding MarR family winged helix-turn-helix transcriptional regulator, with protein MTGTPVSSISLDATISELTLAIGQLLRRLRAESNPDGLTWSQTAALSRLEKAGPTTTADLARMESVKPQSMGATLAELEREGLIERQSHPTDGRQILFALTAEGVQARRKRSAAKQKWLLAAMAELDPGERQTLVSAAALIKRLSETEPEGPRVRGRSGDGTQRDV; from the coding sequence ATGACGGGTACTCCTGTTTCATCGATATCCCTGGATGCGACCATTTCCGAACTCACGCTGGCGATTGGCCAGCTCCTGCGGCGGTTGCGCGCGGAATCGAACCCGGACGGACTGACGTGGTCGCAGACCGCCGCGTTGTCCCGCCTGGAGAAGGCAGGCCCGACGACGACGGCAGATCTCGCGCGCATGGAGTCGGTAAAACCGCAGTCCATGGGTGCCACGCTCGCCGAATTGGAGAGGGAGGGACTGATCGAACGCCAGTCTCATCCGACAGACGGCAGGCAGATTCTTTTTGCGCTGACGGCCGAAGGCGTCCAGGCGCGGCGCAAACGCAGCGCCGCCAAGCAGAAGTGGCTGCTGGCCGCGATGGCCGAGCTCGATCCCGGGGAGCGGCAGACGCTGGTGTCGGCGGCCGCTCTCATCAAGCGTTTGAGCGAAACCGAACCGGAAGGCCCGCGGGTTCGCGGCCGTTCCGGCGACGGGACGCAGCGCGATGTTTGA
- a CDS encoding CoA ester lyase: MAQAIVRSALFVPASRAERIPKALASGADAVIVDLEDAVEPAAKPAARQALAEFLNGCPDARVWVRVNDATTPWHEDDLAALRGKPGVAAVMLPKAESAAQVAHAGQGRPVVPIVETARGLVRVAEVAAAPGVDRLAFGSLDYGVDLSFTPATAAADVLLGQARGLVLLHSRAAGLAAPMDGVYPDIEDTEGLSAAAERASHMGFSGMLCIHPSQIETVHAAFMPAQADIDWSRRVLTAQRESGAGAFRLEGRMVDAPVLARARQVLARAGITA, encoded by the coding sequence ATGGCGCAGGCTATTGTGCGCTCTGCTTTGTTCGTGCCGGCTTCGCGGGCCGAACGCATACCCAAGGCCCTGGCCAGCGGCGCGGACGCCGTCATCGTCGATCTCGAGGATGCGGTGGAACCCGCGGCCAAGCCCGCTGCGCGGCAGGCGCTGGCTGAATTCCTGAATGGGTGCCCGGATGCGCGCGTGTGGGTGCGCGTGAACGACGCCACGACGCCCTGGCACGAGGATGATCTGGCCGCGCTGCGGGGCAAGCCGGGCGTGGCCGCCGTCATGCTGCCCAAGGCCGAATCCGCGGCGCAGGTGGCGCACGCGGGCCAGGGCAGGCCGGTGGTACCCATCGTCGAGACCGCGCGCGGCCTGGTGCGGGTGGCCGAGGTGGCCGCGGCACCGGGCGTGGACAGGCTGGCTTTCGGTAGCCTGGACTACGGTGTGGACCTGTCGTTCACGCCCGCCACCGCGGCCGCCGACGTGCTGCTGGGCCAGGCGCGCGGCCTGGTATTGCTGCACAGCCGCGCCGCAGGCCTGGCTGCGCCGATGGACGGCGTGTATCCCGACATCGAAGACACCGAGGGGTTGAGCGCAGCGGCCGAGCGCGCCAGTCACATGGGTTTTTCGGGCATGCTGTGCATCCATCCCTCGCAGATCGAGACGGTGCACGCCGCCTTCATGCCCGCGCAAGCCGACATCGACTGGTCGCGGCGGGTGTTGACGGCGCAGCGCGAGAGCGGCGCCGGCGCTTTCCGCCTGGAAGGCAGAATGGTCGACGCGCCGGTCTTGGCGCGCGCCCGGCAGGTGCTGGCGCGCGCGGGCATTACGGCCTGA
- a CDS encoding HAD family phosphatase: protein MTAARRLALFDLDHTLLPLDSDYQWAEFMARTGRIGDPEAALRRNDELMAQYNRGELTAEQAAQFMLGILAAHAPHELALWHEQYMREVIRPAIQTRAIDLVREHLEAGDLCAVVTATNTFVTAPIARAFGIPHLIGTEPEYANGRYTGRIAGTPSFKEGKVTRVKQWLADMGMSMSDFSTSFFYSDSTNDVPLLEQVTRPIAANPSPSLRAIAQKQGWQVLDLFDHVQDAKS, encoded by the coding sequence ATGACCGCTGCCCGACGCCTCGCCTTATTCGACCTGGACCACACGCTGCTGCCCCTGGATAGCGACTACCAGTGGGCCGAATTCATGGCGCGCACAGGCAGGATAGGCGACCCCGAGGCGGCCCTGCGCCGCAACGACGAGCTGATGGCGCAATACAACCGCGGCGAACTCACGGCCGAGCAGGCAGCCCAATTCATGCTGGGCATCCTGGCGGCCCACGCGCCCCACGAACTGGCGCTGTGGCACGAACAATACATGCGCGAAGTGATCCGTCCGGCCATCCAGACCAGGGCCATCGACCTGGTGCGCGAACACCTGGAAGCCGGCGACCTGTGCGCGGTCGTTACGGCCACCAACACCTTTGTCACCGCGCCCATCGCGCGCGCCTTCGGCATACCCCATCTGATCGGCACCGAACCCGAATATGCGAATGGCCGCTACACTGGCCGCATCGCCGGCACGCCCAGCTTCAAGGAGGGCAAGGTGACGCGCGTCAAGCAATGGCTGGCCGACATGGGCATGTCCATGTCGGATTTCAGCACCTCGTTCTTCTACAGCGATTCCACCAACGACGTGCCCCTGCTGGAGCAAGTCACCCGGCCCATCGCCGCCAACCCCAGCCCCTCTCTGCGCGCCATCGCGCAGAAGCAAGGCTGGCAAGTGCTCGACCTGTTCGACCACGTCCAGGACGCCAAGTCGTAA
- a CDS encoding 2-amino-4-hydroxy-6-hydroxymethyldihydropteridine diphosphokinase has protein sequence MPAAAPPASIRAYIGLGSNLGDSGATLRAALQEISALPDVQACTASPFYRSAPVDASGPDFVNAVASLDTTLAPLQLLDRLQAIEQKHGRKRPYRNAPRTLDLDLLLYGEVSMSTQRLILPHPRMHERAFVLRPLRDLAPSAALPRGSLDALIAGIADQAIERLPAGFA, from the coding sequence ATGCCTGCCGCGGCGCCCCCTGCAAGCATTCGGGCCTACATCGGCCTGGGTTCGAATCTGGGAGACAGCGGCGCGACGCTACGCGCCGCCCTGCAAGAGATTAGCGCCCTGCCCGACGTGCAAGCCTGCACGGCCTCGCCCTTTTACCGCAGCGCGCCGGTCGATGCGTCGGGGCCCGATTTCGTCAATGCCGTGGCGTCGCTTGATACGACGCTGGCCCCCCTGCAACTGCTCGATAGGCTGCAGGCAATAGAGCAGAAGCACGGCCGCAAGCGCCCTTACCGCAATGCGCCGCGCACCCTGGACCTGGACTTGCTGCTATACGGCGAAGTGTCGATGAGCACGCAGCGTCTGATCCTGCCGCACCCGCGCATGCATGAACGCGCCTTCGTGCTGCGGCCTTTGCGGGATCTGGCGCCGTCGGCTGCGCTGCCGCGAGGATCGCTGGACGCGCTGATCGCGGGCATCGCGGATCAAGCAATCGAACGCCTGCCCGCGGGATTTGCCTAG
- the pcnB gene encoding polynucleotide adenylyltransferase PcnB gives MITSTIKKFVGRLFTPSASAGPQRIDRDQHGIDRRNVSRHAVKVCEVLRQQGYEAYVVGGAVRDLILGLEPKDFDVATNATPEQVRALFRRARIIGRRFQLVHVVFGQEIIETSTYRAPANGEQKTDEHGRILSDNVFGTQEQDAARRDLTINALYYDPHTEQVVDYHNGVQDLKKRQIRMIGNPEQRYREDPVRMLRAVRFAAKLNGTIEPGSRKPISALAELIENVPASRLFDEMLKLLTCGHAIDCLKQLREAGLHHGMLPLLDIVLEQPGGRRFIEEALERTDARVRSGRGISPSFLFAALLWPQVDARWKQIMAQGGHTIPALSEAADSVLDEQTEKLAIQRRFSSDMREIWFMQPRFERRQGKTTHRMIEQPRFRAACDFLQLRAAAGEFDSVLAQWWMDLANANDETRAEMIEETTRLPREAASEAPVRKRRRRPRRKPAVDGQAGGDAAPESLG, from the coding sequence ATGATCACTTCCACCATCAAGAAATTCGTCGGCCGCCTCTTCACCCCGTCCGCCAGCGCCGGCCCGCAGCGCATCGACCGCGATCAGCACGGCATAGACCGGCGCAATGTATCGCGCCATGCCGTGAAAGTCTGCGAAGTGCTGCGACAGCAAGGCTACGAGGCCTATGTCGTGGGCGGCGCGGTGCGCGACCTGATCCTGGGCTTGGAACCCAAGGACTTCGACGTGGCGACCAACGCCACGCCCGAGCAAGTACGCGCCCTGTTCCGCCGGGCCCGCATCATCGGTCGGCGCTTCCAGCTGGTGCATGTGGTCTTCGGCCAGGAAATCATCGAGACCTCGACCTACCGCGCTCCGGCCAACGGCGAGCAGAAGACCGATGAGCACGGCCGCATCCTCAGCGACAACGTGTTCGGCACGCAGGAGCAGGACGCGGCGCGGCGCGACTTAACCATCAATGCGCTCTACTACGATCCCCACACCGAGCAAGTCGTGGACTACCACAATGGCGTGCAGGACCTGAAGAAACGCCAGATCCGCATGATCGGCAATCCGGAACAGCGCTATCGCGAAGACCCGGTGCGCATGCTGCGCGCGGTGCGCTTTGCCGCCAAGCTCAACGGAACGATAGAACCGGGCTCGCGCAAACCCATCAGCGCCCTGGCCGAGCTGATCGAAAACGTACCGGCTTCGCGCCTGTTCGACGAAATGCTCAAGCTGCTGACCTGCGGCCACGCCATCGACTGCCTCAAGCAGCTGCGCGAAGCGGGCTTGCACCACGGCATGCTGCCCCTGTTGGACATCGTGCTGGAGCAGCCGGGCGGGCGCCGCTTCATCGAGGAAGCGCTGGAGCGTACCGATGCGCGTGTGCGGTCGGGCCGCGGCATCAGCCCCAGCTTCCTGTTTGCCGCGCTGCTGTGGCCGCAGGTGGACGCGCGCTGGAAGCAGATCATGGCGCAGGGCGGGCACACCATTCCGGCCTTGAGCGAAGCGGCCGACTCGGTGCTCGACGAGCAGACCGAAAAGCTCGCCATCCAGCGCCGCTTCTCTTCCGACATGCGCGAAATCTGGTTCATGCAGCCGCGCTTCGAGCGCCGCCAGGGCAAGACCACCCACCGCATGATCGAGCAGCCGCGCTTTCGCGCCGCCTGCGACTTCCTGCAGCTGCGCGCCGCGGCCGGCGAATTCGACAGCGTGCTGGCGCAATGGTGGATGGACCTGGCCAACGCCAACGACGAAACCCGCGCCGAGATGATCGAGGAAACCACGCGCCTGCCGCGCGAGGCGGCCAGCGAGGCGCCGGTGCGCAAGCGCCGCCGCCGTCCGCGCCGCAAGCCGGCGGTGGATGGGCAAGCCGGCGGCGACGCCGCGCCCGAATCCTTGGGCTGA
- a CDS encoding acyl-CoA dehydrogenase family protein, with protein MTDSASDYDYQDIRQAVRGLCAQFPAEYFRKIDAAQGYPEEFVDALTRAGWLAALIPQEYGGSGLGLTEASVIMEEINRAGGNSGACHGQMYNMGTLLRHGSAEQKQKYLPRIASGELRLQSMGVTEPTTGTDTTKIKTTAVKKGDRYLVNGQKVWISRVQHSDLMILLARTTPIEQVQRKSEGMSIFLVDLHQAIGHGMQVRPIANMVNHETNELFFDNLEIPAENLIGEEGRGFKYILDGLNAERALIAAECIGDGYWFVDKVSAYVKERIVFGRPIGQNQGVQFPIARAFINVEAASLMRYQATRRFDSGLPCGTQANMAKLLAADASWEAANACLQFHGGFGFAHEYDIERKFRETRLYQVAPISTNLILSYVAEHVLGLPRSF; from the coding sequence ATGACAGATTCCGCCAGCGATTACGACTATCAAGACATCCGGCAGGCAGTGCGCGGCTTGTGCGCGCAATTTCCCGCCGAGTACTTCCGCAAGATCGATGCCGCGCAGGGCTATCCCGAGGAATTCGTCGATGCGCTGACCCGGGCCGGCTGGCTGGCCGCGCTGATCCCGCAGGAATACGGCGGCTCGGGCCTGGGCCTGACCGAGGCCTCGGTCATCATGGAAGAAATCAACCGCGCCGGCGGCAACTCGGGCGCCTGCCACGGCCAGATGTACAACATGGGCACGCTGCTGCGCCACGGCTCGGCCGAGCAAAAGCAAAAATACCTGCCACGCATCGCCAGCGGCGAGCTGCGCCTGCAGTCCATGGGTGTGACCGAGCCGACCACCGGCACCGATACCACCAAAATCAAGACCACCGCCGTCAAAAAAGGCGACCGCTACCTCGTCAACGGCCAGAAGGTGTGGATCTCGCGCGTGCAGCACTCGGACCTGATGATCCTGCTGGCGCGCACCACCCCCATCGAACAGGTCCAGCGCAAGTCCGAGGGCATGTCCATCTTCCTGGTCGACCTGCACCAGGCCATCGGCCACGGCATGCAGGTGCGCCCCATCGCCAATATGGTCAACCACGAAACCAACGAACTGTTTTTCGACAACCTGGAAATCCCCGCCGAAAACCTCATCGGCGAAGAAGGCCGCGGCTTCAAGTACATCCTGGACGGCCTGAACGCCGAGCGCGCCCTGATCGCGGCCGAATGCATCGGCGACGGCTACTGGTTCGTCGACAAGGTCTCGGCCTACGTCAAAGAGCGCATCGTCTTCGGCCGGCCCATCGGCCAGAACCAGGGCGTGCAGTTTCCCATCGCCCGCGCCTTCATCAATGTGGAAGCAGCCAGCCTCATGCGCTACCAGGCCACGCGCCGCTTCGACTCGGGCCTGCCTTGCGGCACGCAGGCCAATATGGCCAAGCTGCTGGCCGCCGACGCGTCCTGGGAAGCGGCCAATGCCTGCCTGCAGTTTCACGGCGGCTTCGGCTTCGCCCACGAATACGACATCGAGCGCAAATTCCGCGAAACCCGCCTCTACCAGGTCGCCCCCATCTCCACCAACCTGATTCTGTCCTACGTCGCCGAGCACGTGCTGGGACTGCCCCGCTCTTTCTGA
- a CDS encoding CaiB/BaiF CoA-transferase family protein: protein MNNAAPRPLDGITVVSFEHAIAAPFCTRQLADMGARVIKVERPGAGDFARNYDERVRGLSSHFVWTNRSKESLTLDLKHPAAQDVLQRLLTQADVLVQNLAPGAAARQGLSFDALHAAHPRLIVCDISGYGEGGPYQDKKAYDLLIQSESGFVSVTGSAEEPAKAGCSISDIAAAMYAYSGILNALLLRGKTGLGSRIDVSMLESMVEWMGFPMYYAFDGAPPPLRAGAAHATIYPYGPFPVGGGKTIMLGLQNEREWQVFCDKILGNPELAGDGRFSSNSRRTANREALRAIIVETFAHMSLGEVIDKLEAAQIANASVNDMAGVWAHPQLRARERWRGVDSAKGTLPALLPPASSNAFEPRMDAIPDIGQHTDAVLASLGFDAGQVSRLHAQGAV, encoded by the coding sequence ATGAACAACGCAGCCCCTCGGCCGCTGGACGGCATCACCGTCGTCAGTTTCGAGCACGCCATCGCCGCGCCCTTTTGCACCCGCCAATTGGCGGACATGGGTGCGCGCGTCATCAAGGTCGAGCGCCCCGGCGCAGGGGATTTCGCCCGCAACTACGACGAACGGGTGCGTGGGCTGTCCTCGCATTTCGTCTGGACCAACCGCTCCAAGGAAAGCCTGACGCTGGACCTGAAGCACCCGGCGGCGCAAGACGTATTGCAGCGCCTGCTGACGCAGGCCGACGTGCTGGTGCAGAACCTCGCGCCCGGCGCCGCAGCCCGCCAGGGCCTGTCCTTCGACGCGCTGCACGCCGCGCATCCGCGGCTTATTGTGTGCGACATCTCGGGTTACGGCGAGGGCGGCCCGTACCAGGACAAGAAGGCCTACGACCTGCTCATTCAAAGCGAGAGCGGCTTTGTGTCGGTCACCGGTTCGGCCGAGGAGCCGGCCAAGGCGGGCTGTTCGATCTCGGACATCGCAGCGGCCATGTATGCCTACTCGGGCATCCTGAACGCGCTTTTGCTGCGTGGCAAGACCGGCCTAGGCAGCCGCATCGACGTGTCCATGCTCGAGAGCATGGTCGAGTGGATGGGCTTTCCCATGTACTACGCCTTCGACGGCGCGCCGCCGCCGCTGCGCGCCGGCGCGGCCCACGCCACTATCTATCCCTACGGCCCTTTCCCCGTGGGCGGGGGCAAGACCATCATGCTGGGCTTGCAGAACGAGCGCGAATGGCAGGTCTTCTGCGACAAGATTCTGGGCAATCCCGAGTTGGCGGGCGACGGGCGATTTTCTTCGAATTCGCGCCGCACGGCCAATCGCGAGGCCTTGCGTGCCATTATCGTCGAGACTTTCGCGCACATGAGCCTGGGCGAGGTGATCGACAAGCTGGAAGCCGCGCAGATCGCCAACGCCAGCGTCAACGACATGGCCGGCGTGTGGGCCCATCCGCAATTGCGCGCACGCGAGCGCTGGCGCGGCGTCGACAGCGCCAAGGGCACGTTGCCCGCGCTGCTGCCGCCGGCCTCGAGCAACGCATTCGAGCCGCGCATGGACGCAATCCCGGACATAGGCCAGCACACCGATGCGGTGCTGGCCTCGTTGGGTTTCGACGCGGGGCAAGTGTCCAGGCTGCATGCCCAGGGAGCCGTGTGA
- a CDS encoding DHA2 family efflux MFS transporter permease subunit, whose amino-acid sequence MGDVRVRSRASFASEGRDAQAWKITVVAMFGALLAQLDATIVNVSLSSLAADLHAPLSTIQWVTSGYLLALAFALPLNGWLIERVGAKALYLWCFSIFTISSALCGLAWSASSLIGFRLVQGASGGLLAPMAQMMIKRATGPHFTRVAGYAALPVLLGPLLGPVIAGAILHYTTWRGLFLVNIPFGVLAFVLAVRFLPDDEQDYVSRKLDWMGLFLLSPGLMLILFGAGNFTRPAGLAATAAGAFSLAAFLYVEKSKGAEALIDLGLLRRRAFSAAALTQFFCNGVLFAGQMLIPLFLVQACGQSPAAMGWMLAPMGLGMMVAMPSLGFLTGRFGDSRVAKAGALFSLVSTLALVGQAAQGLDQAVMAGILFVRGLGLGAVGLPAISLAYASVEKNALPMATTTLNIVQRVGGPILTTFCALFLSWALQEHVSRFGLNAWAWAFLALAALHLIMAFATMTLPLARQA is encoded by the coding sequence ATGGGTGATGTCCGGGTGCGCTCGCGCGCAAGCTTCGCATCGGAAGGGCGGGACGCCCAGGCGTGGAAGATCACGGTCGTTGCAATGTTCGGCGCGCTGCTCGCACAACTGGATGCGACGATCGTCAACGTATCGCTGTCCAGCCTGGCTGCGGATTTGCACGCGCCGCTTTCGACGATTCAATGGGTCACCAGCGGGTATCTGCTCGCACTCGCATTCGCCTTGCCCTTGAACGGCTGGCTGATCGAGCGCGTTGGCGCCAAGGCGCTTTATCTTTGGTGTTTTTCGATCTTCACGATCAGCTCGGCGCTTTGCGGGCTGGCCTGGTCGGCGAGTTCGCTCATCGGTTTTCGCCTCGTGCAGGGAGCCAGTGGCGGATTGCTGGCGCCGATGGCGCAGATGATGATCAAGCGGGCGACAGGTCCGCATTTCACGCGTGTCGCGGGCTACGCCGCGCTTCCGGTGCTGCTCGGCCCGCTGCTGGGTCCGGTCATCGCCGGCGCCATATTGCACTACACGACATGGCGCGGGTTGTTCCTGGTGAATATTCCGTTCGGCGTGCTTGCCTTCGTGCTTGCGGTGCGTTTCCTGCCCGATGACGAGCAAGACTATGTCTCGCGCAAGCTCGATTGGATGGGTCTTTTCCTACTTTCGCCCGGGCTGATGCTCATCCTGTTCGGTGCGGGAAATTTCACCCGGCCAGCGGGCCTTGCCGCCACTGCGGCGGGGGCGTTCTCGCTCGCCGCCTTCCTGTATGTGGAAAAGAGCAAGGGCGCCGAAGCGTTGATCGACCTGGGCCTGCTCCGGCGGCGGGCGTTTTCAGCCGCCGCGCTTACCCAGTTCTTCTGCAACGGCGTCCTGTTCGCCGGCCAGATGCTTATCCCCTTGTTCCTGGTCCAGGCCTGCGGCCAGTCTCCGGCGGCGATGGGCTGGATGCTTGCGCCGATGGGATTGGGCATGATGGTCGCCATGCCATCGCTAGGCTTTCTCACCGGGCGTTTCGGCGACAGCCGGGTGGCCAAAGCGGGCGCGCTCTTTTCGCTCGTCTCAACCTTGGCCCTGGTCGGTCAGGCCGCGCAGGGCCTGGATCAGGCCGTCATGGCCGGCATCCTGTTCGTCCGCGGCCTGGGCCTGGGGGCGGTAGGACTGCCCGCCATTTCCCTGGCTTATGCGTCCGTCGAAAAAAACGCCCTGCCCATGGCCACCACCACGCTCAATATCGTGCAGCGAGTCGGCGGTCCCATTCTGACGACATTCTGCGCGCTGTTTCTCTCCTGGGCCTTGCAGGAGCATGTGAGTCGCTTCGGCCTGAATGCATGGGCCTGGGCGTTTCTGGCGCTTGCCGCGCTGCACCTGATCATGGCATTCGCAACCATGACGCTGCCGCTTGCGCGCCAGGCATAA
- the hda gene encoding DnaA regulatory inactivator Hda — MSRQLLLDVLPAPAPTLGNYIAGPNGEALAAARGLAAGQTLYLWGPAGCGRSHLLRGLADRPGGAYLRADQDAQDFLALAQADPQADLPVLVAVDDVHRMDPTRQAALFALYNRWRESTAAGRAFALAVAGDRAPLSMPLREDLRTRLGWGLVFRLDPLSDADKLAALSAQASERGLQLAPEVLSWMLTHYERDIRRLSALLDALDRYSLAQRRAITLPLLRAMLADPETHTP; from the coding sequence ATGAGCCGTCAACTCCTGTTAGACGTCCTACCCGCCCCGGCCCCGACCCTGGGCAACTATATCGCCGGCCCCAATGGCGAGGCCCTGGCCGCCGCGCGCGGCCTGGCTGCGGGACAGACCCTTTATCTCTGGGGTCCGGCGGGCTGCGGCCGTAGCCACCTGCTGCGCGGCCTGGCCGACCGACCCGGCGGCGCCTATCTGCGGGCGGACCAGGACGCCCAGGATTTCCTCGCCCTGGCCCAGGCCGACCCGCAGGCCGACCTGCCCGTGCTGGTTGCCGTGGACGATGTGCACCGCATGGACCCGACCCGACAGGCAGCCCTCTTCGCCTTGTACAATCGTTGGCGCGAATCCACGGCTGCCGGCCGGGCCTTCGCCCTGGCTGTCGCGGGAGACCGCGCGCCCCTGTCCATGCCGCTGCGCGAGGATCTGCGCACCCGGCTGGGATGGGGGCTGGTATTCCGGCTCGATCCGCTGTCGGACGCAGACAAGCTGGCGGCCCTGTCGGCCCAGGCGTCCGAACGCGGCCTGCAGTTGGCGCCCGAAGTGCTCAGCTGGATGCTGACGCACTACGAGCGAGACATCCGCAGGCTGAGCGCCCTGCTCGACGCGCTGGACCGTTATTCCCTGGCGCAGCGGCGCGCCATCACCTTGCCGCTGCTGCGCGCCATGCTTGCAGACCCTGAAACCCACACACCATGA
- a CDS encoding MaoC family dehydratase N-terminal domain-containing protein: MNQPASAVWIGHSEIMPDSLDATAVGRVTATLGGPVLKAGDPLPPLWQWAFFISATSMDSVGPDGLPVRSGFLPSAGNDRNRMWAGGRVEFNTPLRVGVPAERRSTVIDVKEKAGRTGSLIFLTARHEYWQDGAIAISEERDIVYRQPSPPKLEGTEPAPAAAWRETMHPTPVLLFRYSAVTFNDHRIHYDHPYVTQQEGYPGLVVHGPIIATMMVAAFQHAHPDGTLLSLSYRGLRPLIAPKPFDVAGRVIAPGVAQLWAEQDGTLAHQAQLRFAS; this comes from the coding sequence ATGAACCAACCTGCATCGGCCGTCTGGATAGGCCACAGTGAAATCATGCCCGATAGCCTGGACGCGACAGCAGTGGGGCGTGTGACCGCCACGCTGGGCGGTCCGGTGCTCAAGGCGGGCGATCCGCTGCCGCCTCTGTGGCAATGGGCTTTCTTTATCTCGGCGACGTCCATGGACAGTGTAGGTCCGGACGGCCTTCCGGTACGCAGCGGCTTTCTGCCGTCCGCGGGCAACGATCGCAATCGCATGTGGGCCGGCGGCCGAGTCGAATTCAATACGCCCTTGCGGGTGGGCGTTCCCGCCGAGCGTCGCTCCACCGTGATCGATGTCAAGGAAAAGGCCGGCCGCACCGGCTCGCTGATATTCTTGACTGCTCGTCACGAATATTGGCAGGACGGAGCCATCGCGATCTCGGAAGAGCGGGATATTGTCTACCGCCAGCCGTCACCGCCCAAACTGGAGGGAACCGAGCCGGCTCCGGCCGCGGCGTGGCGCGAGACCATGCATCCCACGCCGGTGCTGCTGTTCCGCTACTCGGCGGTGACCTTTAACGATCATCGCATCCATTACGACCACCCCTATGTGACGCAGCAGGAAGGCTATCCCGGCTTGGTCGTGCACGGCCCGATCATTGCCACGATGATGGTGGCGGCCTTCCAGCACGCCCATCCCGACGGCACGCTTTTGAGTTTGTCCTACCGCGGCCTGCGCCCGCTGATCGCGCCCAAGCCCTTTGACGTCGCCGGTCGCGTGATCGCACCCGGCGTGGCCCAATTGTGGGCCGAGCAGGACGGCACGCTGGCCCACCAAGCCCAATTGAGGTTCGCTTCATGA